One part of the Glycine max cultivar Williams 82 chromosome 14, Glycine_max_v4.0, whole genome shotgun sequence genome encodes these proteins:
- the LOC100791876 gene encoding uncharacterized protein, with protein sequence MLNDGDANHVSIEKSFRIKEDDRFFSRLMSKEISMANSSSRVFYYGETSIAVPFMWEAQPGTPKHPSSETSLPPLTPPPSYYSNSKSKNKRRNSKANIFSCFMPKFIGSRKAHVSPTSSRSSSSSSSSSWSLVYPAYSYSMRDTDQGSISFSRSTTVRSFLKHKASNGFRGFYPFGNINNAIVSHGAV encoded by the coding sequence ATGCTCAACGATGGTGATGCCAATCATGTCTCAATTGAGAAGTCCTTCAGAATAAAAGAGGATGATAGGTTCTTCTCAAGGCTAATGTCCAAGGAAATCTCCATGGCTAACTCTTCTTCAAGGGTCTTCTATTATGGAGAAACATCAATTGCAGTCCCTTTCATGTGGGAGGCACAACCTGGCACCCCCAAACACCCTTCTTCTGAGACTTCTCTGCCACCCCTTACACCCCCACCTTCATATTATTCCAATTCCAAGTCCaaaaacaagagaagaaactcaAAGGCcaatatattttcatgttttatgcCAAAGTTTATAGGGTCAAGAAAGGCTCATGTGTCACCAACATCATCTCGCTCATCTTCCTCATCCTCCTCCTCATCATGGTCATTGGTTTATCCAGCATACTCATATTCCATGAGGGACACAGATCAAGGAAGCATCTCTTTCTCACGCTCTACAACTGTTCGCTCTTTTCTCAAACACAAAGCTTCAAACGGTTTTAGAGGCTTCTATCCCTTTGGAAACATAAATAATGCAATTGTGAGCCATGGAGCAGTCTAG
- the LOC100806885 gene encoding WEB family protein At2g40480 yields the protein MAESSPPETPELTTEFGAGSGSGQNWGVRRVGLRAEIDTSPPFGSVKEAVTRFEKTGPWIPLFNFGEAYKSAEDFDIKRVEEEAAKLEKDLIVKELETLDVLEELGATKAILEELKQQLQSEALNCFATPGGNSYEQVGAAVQNCVNGINNEEQALQCQSPCATSSPDMFMMELGQAKISLGKTISDLGVIQSSVEALNKKMKKEKLFVERTREKLASKFATVSTQEVAKKETRLNPPEATVGTGCTCHHPLNIARSLKFDTGQCNLMSETRSSEVSRPLPEFGENGFSIKTAEMRWFAAKKMEEAAMAAEAVALAEIEALCNPEISLEFAPPQHQKVPFALGERSPLHPIVQIPQESTLEKVIDSKFQVDKISSSKLSILKKLEEATEEVTRSKQILNEALNSVESANRKQHAAEEALRRWIPQDDLRGQPVYNYIKPKKFNQAGNCQDSPLPDVTRSITVNNDQKPILKSSVSMRDVLSKKQVPEEYTTKEMEEHTERKVALSQMLRALRQDQTLPTIPEKDGSNQRQFIAQRKKFGFIQISLPLGKRRKRHEFNPIAYAWINIQNSCISVLPFFIDSYVLLLFC from the exons ATGGCCGAGTCGTCCCCGCCGGAAACGCCGGAACTGACAACCGAGTTCGGTGCCGGATCCGGGTCGGGTCAAAACTGGGGAGTAAGGAGAGTGGGTTTGAGAGCTGAAATTGATACTTCGCCGCCGTTTGGGTCTGTCAAGGAAGCGGTGACCCGTTTTGAAAAAACCGGACCTTGGATACCCCTTTTCAATTTTGGAGAGGCTTAT AAAAGTGCTGAAGACTTTGACATAAAGAGAGTGGAGGAGGAAGCGGCGAAGTTGGAAAAGGATTTGATAGTGAAAGAACTCGAAACACTTGACGTGCTTGAAGAACTGGGAGCTACCAAAGCAATTTTGGAGGAATTAAAGCAGCAGCTACAATCAGAAGCATTGAATTGTTTTGCAACTCCGGGTGGAAATTCATATGAACAGGTTGGAGCTGCTGTTCAAAATTGTGTGAATGGTATCAATAATGAAGAGCAGGCATTGCAATGTCAGAGTCCGTGTGCTACTTCATCCCCTGATATGTTCATGATGGAGTTAGGACAAGCTAAAATAAGCCTTGGTAAAACTATAAGTGATCTCGGGGTGATACAGTCTTCTGTTGAAGCTTTAaataagaagatgaagaaggagaagctTTTTGTTGAGAGGACGCGCGAGAAGCTAGCATCAAAGTTTGCAACTGTATCTACTCAAGAAGTGGCCAAGAAAGAAACAAGGTTAAATCCACCTGAAGCTACTGTAGGAACAGGTTGCACTTGTCATCATCCCCTAAATATTGCGAGGAGTTTGAAATTTGATACTGGACAGTGCAATCTAATGAGTGAAACAAGAAGCTCTGAAGTTTCAAGGCCATTGCCTGAGTTTGGAGAAAATGGATTTAGTATCAAGACTGCTGAGATGAGGTGGTTTGCCGCTAAGAAGATGGAGGAAGCTGCAATGGCAGCAGAAGCTGTTGCTCTGGCCGAAATTGAGGCTCTATGTAACCCTGAGATATCATTGGAATTTGCTCCTCCACAACATCAGAAAGTGCCATTTGCCTTAGGGGAGCGCTCTCCTCTGCACCCCATAGTTCAAATTCCTCAAGAGTCAACCTTGGAGAAGGTGATTGATTCCAAGTTCCAAGTTGATAAAATAAGTTCTTCTAAACTgagtattttgaaaaaattggaGGAAGCAACAGAAGAAGTTACACGCAGCAAACAAATCTTAAATGAGGCATTAAACAGTGTTGAAAGTGCAAACAGAAAGCAACATGCTGCTGAAGAGGCACTTCGGAGATGGATTCCTCAGGATGATCTAAGAGGTCAGCCAGTGTACAACTATATTAAGCCCAAGAAGTTCAATCAAGCTGGAAATTGTCAAGATTCTCCTCTACCAGATGTAACCAGGTCGATTACAGTGAACAATGATCAGAAGCCGATCTTAAAGTCTTCAGTTTCAATGAGAGATGTACTTAGCAAAAAGCAAGTTCCTGAAGAATATACAACTAAGGAGATGGAAGAGCACACTGAAAGAAAGGTAGCATTGAGTCAAATGCTTCGAGCATTGAGGCAGGATCAAACTCTGCCTACAATACCAGAGAAAGATGGGAGCAATCAAAGGCAGTTCATAGCACAGAGGAAAAAGTTTGGATTCATCCAAATATCACTCCCCTTGGGAAAGCGAAGAAAAAGGCATGAATTTAATCCTATTGCCTATGCATGGATCAATATCCAGAATTCATGCATCAGTGTCTTGCCATTCTTTATTGATTCTTATGTTTTGCTGCTTTTTTGTTAA